The Haloplanus sp. CK5-1 genome contains a region encoding:
- a CDS encoding nickel-dependent hydrogenase large subunit yields MFEKLPITRADDGSYRLIEGASFRVDETHRSTAERVAEMTDGEEEPTHPDSAGLSGSDRADEEQLHDIDIDPVTRVAGSLAFHANIDLEERTVREAHAQATLFRGYEIILEGRDPRDAIDLSSRACGVCGAVHSICSSMALEMALPVEPPPMGVWARNMGQAAAFLYDNSLHLHLLAGPDYSAAMMADTNPDLLATARETAAPHADIHGYETIGDIMEGLNPLEGDLYLSALEKTRDARQMASLMLGKYPHPSTIAPGGVTTTLSRSSFTQFYSRLDDMFDWAKQVAFIWDDLMDFMLEEQPGFEHVGEHPKNMIGTGVYDDPEVYNARYEDADEWGNARLATPGVIVDGELVTTNLTEIDIGMEEFVDHAYYEDWTDEEVPFETSPAGDQLSPYHPWNKETRPKPEGKSWRERYTWGTAPRWDRHTMECCPHARLWITALAEEVDNPFITPTGDGIEFDLPEAELEEMTLRWDVPERLNAAERLRGKAYALSHHALVCYTGFIEALELLKQGEDAVHNEFSIPKSGTHRGVGFWEAGRGFLTHHLTLEDGLIDNYQIVTPSTWNSSPVGPFGQSGPFEVGAMNTPILEEFEDEEDFSAIDILRGVRSFDPCMPCTVHMYTADGNDAISENVTMTTCGCSTGADDKPAEVTLREMLADD; encoded by the coding sequence ACTTCACGACATCGATATCGACCCGGTAACGAGGGTTGCCGGCTCGCTCGCGTTCCACGCCAACATCGACCTAGAGGAACGGACCGTCCGCGAGGCGCACGCACAGGCGACGCTGTTCCGTGGCTACGAGATCATTCTCGAAGGCCGCGATCCCCGGGACGCAATCGACCTTTCGAGCCGGGCGTGTGGCGTGTGTGGGGCCGTCCACTCCATCTGTTCGTCCATGGCACTCGAGATGGCGCTACCGGTCGAACCGCCGCCGATGGGGGTCTGGGCGCGGAACATGGGGCAGGCCGCCGCCTTCCTCTACGACAACTCCCTCCACTTGCACCTGCTGGCGGGGCCGGACTACTCGGCGGCGATGATGGCGGACACGAACCCCGATCTGCTCGCAACGGCTCGGGAGACCGCTGCGCCTCACGCCGATATCCACGGCTACGAGACGATCGGCGATATCATGGAGGGGCTAAATCCGCTGGAGGGCGATCTCTACCTCTCGGCGCTCGAGAAGACGCGTGATGCCCGCCAAATGGCGTCTCTCATGCTTGGCAAGTATCCGCACCCGTCGACCATCGCTCCGGGTGGCGTGACGACGACCCTCTCGCGGTCCTCGTTCACACAGTTCTACAGCCGGCTGGACGACATGTTCGACTGGGCGAAACAGGTTGCCTTCATCTGGGACGACCTCATGGATTTCATGCTCGAAGAGCAGCCCGGGTTCGAACACGTCGGCGAACATCCGAAAAACATGATCGGAACCGGCGTGTACGACGACCCCGAGGTCTACAACGCCCGGTACGAGGATGCCGACGAGTGGGGGAACGCCCGCCTCGCAACGCCGGGAGTCATCGTCGACGGCGAACTGGTGACGACCAACCTGACGGAAATCGATATCGGGATGGAAGAGTTCGTCGACCACGCCTACTACGAGGACTGGACCGATGAGGAAGTGCCGTTCGAAACGTCTCCGGCCGGCGATCAACTCAGCCCGTACCACCCGTGGAACAAAGAAACGCGGCCGAAACCCGAAGGGAAATCCTGGCGGGAACGCTATACGTGGGGCACGGCTCCACGCTGGGACCGCCACACGATGGAGTGTTGTCCACACGCCCGTCTGTGGATCACCGCCCTTGCCGAGGAGGTCGACAATCCATTCATCACGCCGACCGGCGACGGGATCGAATTCGACCTACCCGAAGCTGAGCTCGAAGAGATGACGCTCCGGTGGGACGTCCCGGAGCGTCTCAATGCCGCCGAGCGTCTCCGTGGGAAAGCGTACGCACTGTCTCATCATGCGCTCGTGTGCTATACGGGCTTCATCGAAGCGCTCGAACTGTTGAAACAAGGCGAGGACGCCGTACACAACGAGTTCTCGATCCCGAAGAGTGGCACACACCGGGGAGTCGGGTTCTGGGAGGCCGGCCGCGGGTTCCTCACCCACCACCTCACGCTCGAGGACGGTCTCATCGATAACTACCAGATCGTGACGCCAAGCACGTGGAACTCATCGCCGGTCGGGCCGTTCGGACAGTCCGGCCCCTTCGAAGTCGGGGCGATGAACACCCCGATCCTCGAGGAGTTCGAGGACGAAGAGGACTTCTCGGCGATCGACATCCTGCGCGGTGTCCGAAGCTTCGATCCGTGTATGCCCTGTACGGTCCACATGTACACGGCTGATGGAAACGACGCCATCAGTGAGAACGTGACGATGACGACCTGTGGCTGTTCGACCGGAGCGGACGACAAACCCGCAGAGGTCACGCTCCGAGAGATGCTCGCCGACGACTGA
- a CDS encoding DUF7124 domain-containing protein, with amino-acid sequence MTLVLRCAALEELEDPPAAIRDARTWTRYVGIVADGSPETLLAALDRRDVEVDFVGEDPIADLASVRQRFPTERHVFVGRSDEDQRTARSLGLEFLPLSEAASKAGWSYHSEE; translated from the coding sequence ATGACGCTCGTACTCCGGTGTGCCGCGCTGGAGGAACTCGAAGACCCGCCCGCGGCGATCAGAGATGCGAGGACTTGGACCCGCTATGTCGGTATCGTCGCCGATGGATCGCCGGAGACACTCCTTGCCGCGCTAGATCGCCGAGACGTGGAGGTCGACTTCGTCGGTGAGGACCCGATCGCGGACCTTGCGAGCGTCCGCCAGCGGTTCCCGACCGAGCGCCACGTCTTCGTCGGCCGATCGGACGAGGACCAACGCACTGCGCGGTCGCTCGGCTTGGAGTTTCTCCCGCTCAGCGAAGCGGCGAGCAAAGCCGGGTGGTCGTATCACTCCGAGGAGTAG
- a CDS encoding AAA family ATPase, producing the protein MKVAVSGKGGSGKTTISGTLSRALASKGYDVLAIDDDENPNLSLTVGVPREQSVPPVPNDLLERVELPNGETELELRQSPEEIIEQHGTEAPDGIHLLKMGEVDDAGSGCMCRAHSTAREVLSGVVETREEVTVMDMVAGVEHLGRGTTKDVDALLVVVEPYYKSLETGRRTRDLAEDLGIPEVNVVANKVRDDDDREAIEEFCDNNDLTITSVVPYDDAVRRADQEGIAPYDYDPDAPAVTAVGDLADDLLSTHD; encoded by the coding sequence ATGAAAGTGGCCGTCTCCGGTAAGGGTGGATCTGGGAAGACAACGATATCCGGGACGCTCTCGCGGGCGTTGGCATCGAAGGGGTACGATGTACTCGCTATCGACGACGACGAGAACCCAAATCTGTCACTAACCGTCGGTGTCCCGCGCGAACAGTCGGTTCCCCCAGTTCCCAATGACCTGCTCGAACGTGTCGAACTACCGAATGGCGAGACAGAACTCGAACTGCGCCAATCCCCCGAAGAGATTATCGAACAGCACGGCACGGAGGCGCCGGACGGGATTCACCTACTGAAGATGGGCGAGGTCGATGACGCCGGCAGCGGGTGTATGTGCCGTGCACACTCCACGGCCCGAGAGGTGCTCTCTGGCGTCGTCGAGACCCGCGAGGAAGTTACCGTCATGGACATGGTCGCCGGTGTCGAACACCTCGGGCGGGGAACGACGAAGGACGTCGATGCCTTGCTCGTCGTCGTCGAGCCGTATTACAAATCGCTGGAGACGGGTCGGCGTACCCGCGACTTGGCTGAGGACCTCGGCATTCCCGAGGTGAACGTCGTCGCGAACAAAGTGCGTGACGACGACGACCGGGAGGCAATCGAGGAGTTCTGCGACAACAACGACCTCACGATTACCTCGGTCGTGCCGTACGACGATGCAGTGAGACGGGCCGATCAAGAAGGCATCGCACCCTACGACTACGACCCGGATGCTCCAGCCGTCACCGCGGTCGGAGACTTGGCGGACGACCTCCTGTCGACGCACGACTGA
- the hypE gene encoding hydrogenase expression/formation protein HypE: MTDDNFESDGVVTLEQGAGGKAMRDLVGDILTAGFPDDSLAIGREAMDDGAVVPIGDRNVVFTTDSHVVQPPLFPGGDIGRLAVSGTVNDLAVMGATDVRALSSAVVVEAGYAESDLERIADSMARTCREADATVVTGDTKVMGHGDIDGIVLNTAGIGIADHVVRDDGLSPNDVLVITGEVGRHGVALLAEREGIEFGTTLESDVRPINGVVDRALAVAGEDVTAMKDPTRMGLAGAANEMATKSGVGIELRQDRIPVPSDVKGASEMLGLNPLQIANEGIALLGVDPTAAEDVLAALRSHPDGEDAAAIGKAIDDEHGRVLLDTGLGTRYLREPATEPAPRIC, from the coding sequence ATGACCGATGACAACTTCGAGTCCGACGGTGTCGTAACGCTTGAACAGGGTGCTGGCGGGAAGGCAATGCGTGATCTCGTGGGCGACATCCTCACCGCTGGGTTTCCCGACGACTCCCTCGCTATCGGACGCGAAGCGATGGACGATGGCGCCGTCGTGCCGATCGGCGACCGGAACGTGGTCTTCACTACGGACAGTCACGTAGTCCAGCCGCCGCTGTTTCCCGGCGGAGACATCGGCCGACTCGCCGTTTCCGGCACCGTCAACGACCTTGCTGTTATGGGTGCGACGGACGTGCGAGCACTCTCGAGCGCTGTCGTCGTTGAGGCGGGGTACGCCGAATCGGACCTCGAACGGATCGCGGATTCGATGGCGCGGACGTGCAGGGAGGCCGACGCCACGGTCGTCACCGGGGATACAAAAGTAATGGGTCACGGAGATATCGACGGTATCGTCCTCAACACCGCCGGTATCGGTATAGCTGACCATGTCGTCAGGGATGATGGCCTCTCCCCGAACGACGTGCTCGTGATCACTGGCGAAGTCGGGCGCCACGGCGTCGCCCTCCTTGCGGAGCGCGAGGGGATCGAGTTCGGGACGACGCTGGAGTCCGACGTTCGGCCAATAAACGGTGTGGTCGACCGTGCGTTGGCGGTCGCCGGCGAAGACGTGACGGCGATGAAGGATCCGACGCGGATGGGGCTGGCCGGGGCCGCGAACGAGATGGCGACGAAAAGCGGCGTCGGAATCGAACTCAGACAGGATCGTATCCCCGTCCCCTCGGACGTAAAGGGGGCCAGCGAGATGCTCGGCCTGAACCCACTCCAGATTGCGAACGAAGGGATTGCACTGCTCGGCGTCGACCCAACTGCTGCGGAGGACGTACTCGCCGCACTCCGATCACATCCAGATGGCGAGGACGCCGCCGCCATCGGGAAAGCCATCGACGACGAACACGGGCGCGTCCTCCTCGATACGGGACTCGGAACGCGGTATCTGCGCGAACCTGCGACCGAACCAGCGCCACGGATCTGTTAA
- the hypD gene encoding hydrogenase formation protein HypD yields MSDPERIPGGPTGDVRGPSGGDNALEFRDPEKADALARRAEELVADIDADEVSIMHVCGSHEQSIAKFGLRSMLPDELDLRMGPGCPVCVTDMPEVDEAVALANAGLTIVTYGDMLHVPGTSLSLSDARDAGADVQVVYSAAEAAEIAEETDNHVVFFATGFETTAAPTAAVIRDDPPENFWVLSAHKYVPPAMEVVAAMPDTDVDGFLAAGNAATITGWGLFEELVEETDTPITVGGFEPLDILAGLVALLRDIRDREVTVRNAYPRCVTEQGNEPAQEQLWEVFTTESGEWRGIAHIPDANLILRDEYAHVDAREKFDIDTASLAASGSSLIDDCICGDIMAGREDPTDCEMFGEECTPEDPVGACMVSSEGTCKIWHEYGGRPDL; encoded by the coding sequence ATGTCTGATCCCGAGCGAATTCCTGGCGGTCCGACGGGCGACGTGAGGGGGCCAAGCGGGGGTGATAACGCACTCGAGTTCCGCGACCCGGAGAAAGCGGACGCGCTGGCCCGGCGAGCTGAGGAACTCGTCGCTGATATCGATGCGGACGAGGTTAGTATCATGCACGTCTGTGGTAGCCACGAGCAGTCCATTGCCAAGTTCGGCCTCCGGAGCATGCTCCCAGACGAGCTAGACCTCCGCATGGGTCCGGGCTGTCCGGTCTGTGTGACCGATATGCCAGAGGTCGACGAGGCAGTCGCGCTTGCGAACGCCGGCCTCACGATAGTGACCTACGGCGATATGCTTCACGTCCCCGGAACGTCTCTCTCGTTGAGCGATGCGCGGGACGCTGGCGCCGACGTTCAGGTCGTCTACAGCGCCGCCGAGGCGGCCGAGATCGCTGAGGAAACGGACAACCATGTCGTCTTCTTCGCGACAGGATTCGAGACGACTGCGGCCCCGACCGCCGCGGTTATCAGAGACGATCCGCCAGAGAACTTCTGGGTGCTGAGCGCACACAAGTATGTCCCACCCGCGATGGAAGTCGTGGCTGCGATGCCCGACACCGACGTCGACGGGTTCTTGGCGGCGGGCAACGCGGCCACGATCACGGGCTGGGGGCTGTTTGAGGAGCTCGTTGAGGAGACCGACACGCCGATCACCGTGGGTGGGTTCGAGCCACTCGACATTCTTGCCGGCCTCGTCGCGCTGTTGCGGGACATTCGCGACAGGGAGGTGACCGTCCGGAACGCGTACCCGCGGTGTGTCACCGAACAGGGTAACGAACCCGCCCAAGAACAGCTATGGGAGGTCTTTACGACGGAGAGCGGCGAGTGGCGCGGCATCGCACACATCCCCGACGCCAACCTCATCCTCCGGGACGAGTACGCACACGTCGACGCGCGTGAGAAGTTCGATATCGACACCGCATCACTCGCGGCAAGCGGATCATCGCTCATAGACGACTGTATCTGCGGCGACATCATGGCTGGGCGTGAGGATCCGACAGACTGCGAGATGTTCGGCGAGGAGTGTACCCCTGAAGACCCCGTCGGTGCCTGTATGGTTTCGAGCGAAGGAACCTGTAAGATTTGGCATGAGTACGGCGGACGTCCCGACCTATGA
- a CDS encoding HypC/HybG/HupF family hydrogenase formation chaperone, which yields MCLGVPGQVTQVNGLTADVDFWGVEKEVRLDTVDKPVEPGDYILNHVGFAIRRIPESEIDETMTLYESMMGGGPDDMLREDLIDEVEAAGSTPAASSTTPADGDAEPADAEDAEDLLEELDIDV from the coding sequence ATGTGTCTCGGAGTTCCCGGCCAAGTCACACAGGTCAACGGTCTCACTGCCGACGTTGACTTCTGGGGCGTCGAAAAAGAAGTCCGACTCGACACCGTGGACAAACCGGTCGAACCCGGCGACTACATTCTCAATCACGTCGGGTTCGCAATCCGTCGAATCCCCGAATCCGAAATTGATGAAACGATGACACTGTACGAGTCGATGATGGGGGGTGGTCCGGACGACATGCTCCGGGAAGACCTCATCGACGAGGTGGAAGCGGCTGGCTCGACACCAGCAGCGTCGAGTACCACTCCGGCGGACGGAGACGCAGAGCCGGCCGACGCGGAGGACGCCGAAGACTTGCTCGAGGAGCTCGATATCGATGTCTGA
- the hypF gene encoding carbamoyltransferase HypF, with amino-acid sequence MKRAHVQVDGVVQSVGFRPFVYRTAVDLGLRGHVRNLGDAGVRVTLEGSGDRIDDFLHELETEPPPLATVETVAVETKDVDECSYESFSIADSEDRGTGSGTIPPDTAICDACLADVRDPSSRFHNYWATACVDCGPRFTTIEKLPYDREATSMAAFPLCSDCADEYDSPTDRRYHAQAIACPTCGPKLAFQLHKENADPLSLGNPEAVDALPRGASVVDGAGQSLDAAARVLADGGIIAIKGIGGAHLACDATCASAVSTLRDRTGRPSKPFAVMAPSMAHATKIASVSSAERAWLRSARRPIVVLDRCEDTLAPNLAPGLHTVGVMLPYSGLHHLLFERFDEPIVVTSANRSGLPMQSSNRTILKQLWDVADGSLLHERRIVQRCDDSVVKSVGGNQTLLRRSRGYVPLPVTAPTPDETDVLAVGPERNVTAAVLSGDECYLTQHIGSVTDRETFRFLQSAIDHLLELTGQQEPSVVAHDAHPSFRTTEYAAERVANGTADRAVAVQHHHAHAASVLMEHDCQRAVCITADGVGYGPDGTVWGGEVLDATLTDADRIAGLAPVPMPGGDRATEFPVRSLVGLLHGRESIDVRSLVDDLDWVAPNADELRVIEQQLDAGVNTPVTTSAGRFLDAIAALADIRHERTYEGEPAMRLESAATNGTPRDIAVPYTATDGRPVIDTPRVAELLVELRRDGADAAELAATAQRLLADGLAKLALDAAAERGIDAIGFTGGVAYNDAISRHISHRIRDAGMTYLENEAVPPGDGGIAYGQAGVAAATIQTR; translated from the coding sequence ATGAAGCGCGCTCACGTACAGGTGGATGGCGTCGTCCAGAGCGTCGGCTTCCGTCCGTTTGTCTACCGCACTGCAGTCGACTTGGGATTGCGGGGCCACGTTCGCAATCTCGGGGACGCTGGCGTCAGGGTGACACTCGAAGGATCCGGTGACCGGATCGACGACTTCCTGCACGAACTCGAGACGGAGCCCCCACCGCTCGCAACAGTCGAAACGGTCGCCGTCGAAACCAAGGACGTCGACGAATGCAGCTACGAATCGTTCTCGATCGCAGACTCCGAAGACCGGGGAACCGGTAGCGGTACTATCCCTCCGGACACAGCCATCTGCGATGCCTGTTTAGCCGACGTTCGCGACCCGTCGTCGCGCTTTCATAACTACTGGGCGACCGCCTGCGTGGACTGTGGCCCCCGGTTCACCACGATCGAAAAACTGCCGTACGACCGCGAGGCGACATCGATGGCCGCCTTTCCCCTCTGTTCGGACTGCGCCGACGAGTATGACTCACCGACCGATCGTCGATACCACGCTCAAGCCATCGCGTGTCCGACCTGTGGTCCGAAACTGGCCTTCCAGCTACACAAGGAGAATGCGGACCCTCTATCGCTCGGCAATCCGGAAGCCGTCGACGCCCTTCCACGGGGAGCGTCGGTCGTCGACGGCGCCGGACAGTCACTCGACGCCGCGGCCCGCGTCCTCGCTGATGGTGGGATTATCGCCATCAAGGGAATCGGCGGCGCGCATCTCGCCTGTGACGCGACCTGCGCTAGTGCTGTCTCGACTCTCCGGGACCGGACCGGGCGGCCATCGAAACCGTTCGCCGTCATGGCCCCTTCGATGGCGCACGCCACGAAGATCGCGTCCGTCTCGTCGGCCGAGCGCGCGTGGCTTCGGTCCGCCCGCCGTCCCATCGTCGTTCTCGACCGGTGTGAGGACACCCTTGCTCCAAATCTCGCACCGGGACTTCACACCGTCGGTGTGATGTTACCATACAGCGGCCTCCATCACCTCCTGTTCGAGCGCTTCGATGAGCCGATTGTGGTGACATCGGCCAATCGCTCTGGCCTGCCGATGCAGTCGTCGAACCGCACCATACTCAAGCAACTATGGGACGTTGCGGACGGGTCGTTGCTTCACGAGCGCCGGATTGTACAACGATGTGACGACTCGGTCGTCAAGTCCGTCGGCGGGAATCAGACGCTGCTGCGGCGGTCGCGGGGGTACGTTCCGCTCCCGGTCACGGCCCCAACACCCGATGAAACCGACGTTCTCGCGGTGGGACCGGAACGCAACGTCACCGCCGCCGTGCTCTCCGGTGACGAGTGTTATCTCACGCAGCATATCGGGTCCGTGACCGACCGGGAAACGTTCCGGTTTTTGCAGTCGGCAATCGATCACCTTCTCGAGCTCACCGGACAACAGGAGCCGTCGGTCGTGGCCCACGACGCGCACCCGTCGTTCCGAACGACGGAGTACGCAGCCGAGCGCGTCGCGAATGGCACGGCGGACCGGGCCGTCGCCGTACAGCATCATCACGCCCACGCTGCTAGCGTGCTCATGGAACACGACTGCCAGCGGGCAGTGTGTATCACTGCCGATGGCGTCGGCTACGGGCCAGATGGGACCGTCTGGGGAGGTGAAGTGCTCGACGCGACGCTCACCGATGCCGACCGAATCGCTGGGCTTGCCCCTGTTCCGATGCCAGGAGGAGACCGAGCAACAGAGTTCCCGGTCCGGTCGCTCGTTGGCCTCCTACACGGTCGGGAGAGCATCGATGTTCGGTCGCTCGTCGACGATCTCGACTGGGTGGCCCCGAACGCGGACGAACTGCGCGTCATCGAACAGCAACTGGACGCCGGCGTCAACACACCCGTGACGACGAGCGCCGGCCGGTTTCTGGATGCGATTGCCGCACTCGCCGACATCCGTCACGAGCGGACGTACGAGGGCGAGCCCGCGATGCGCTTGGAGTCGGCCGCGACCAACGGAACGCCCCGCGATATCGCAGTTCCATACACCGCGACGGACGGGCGACCGGTCATCGATACGCCGCGAGTGGCCGAGTTGCTCGTCGAGTTACGGCGGGACGGTGCGGATGCAGCGGAGCTGGCGGCGACTGCCCAGCGGTTGCTGGCCGACGGGTTGGCGAAACTGGCGCTTGACGCGGCAGCCGAGCGCGGTATCGATGCCATCGGATTTACGGGTGGCGTGGCCTACAACGATGCGATCAGTCGGCACATTAGCCACCGAATTCGGGACGCTGGCATGACGTATCTGGAAAACGAGGCCGTCCCACCGGGTGACGGCGGAATCGCGTACGGACAGGCTGGCGTGGCAGCCGCAACAATTCAAACGAGGTAG
- the tsaA gene encoding tRNA (N6-threonylcarbamoyladenosine(37)-N6)-methyltransferase TrmO: protein MDDADLTLWPVGVAHTPYETPAAAPHQGFADDTDAEIEIFDEYADELSGIADAVRITVVYWAHMADRMSRTEPDGTGAFARRSPNRPNPLSICVCTVYDADGQRLQVGGLDAVDGSPVLDIKPSLQTER from the coding sequence ATGGACGATGCTGATCTGACGCTGTGGCCAGTCGGTGTGGCACACACGCCGTACGAAACGCCGGCTGCGGCGCCACACCAAGGGTTCGCCGACGACACTGACGCCGAGATAGAGATTTTCGACGAGTACGCCGACGAGTTATCGGGTATCGCCGACGCGGTCCGAATCACGGTCGTCTACTGGGCCCATATGGCCGACCGGATGAGCAGAACGGAGCCGGACGGGACTGGAGCCTTCGCCCGCCGTTCACCGAATCGACCAAACCCGCTGAGTATCTGCGTATGTACAGTGTATGATGCCGACGGGCAGCGGCTCCAAGTGGGTGGCCTCGACGCAGTCGACGGGTCGCCAGTTCTCGATATCAAACCCAGCCTCCAGACGGAGAGATAA
- a CDS encoding helix-turn-helix domain-containing protein: MTKNACGCCTPNDSTGMPTCYCPVDELLDIASRKHALAIIGLLANDGPKRHSEIADALDVNSSSVLANRLHELTEVGLLERRSYDRVPPHVEYSLTADGRSFEERLQPLLEWATNEGA, encoded by the coding sequence ATGACAAAAAATGCGTGCGGGTGTTGTACGCCGAATGACTCGACGGGGATGCCGACCTGTTACTGTCCCGTTGACGAGTTGCTGGACATCGCGAGTCGGAAACACGCCCTTGCGATTATCGGATTGCTCGCAAACGACGGTCCCAAGCGTCACTCGGAAATTGCCGACGCGCTCGATGTGAACAGTTCGTCGGTCCTCGCAAACCGGTTGCACGAACTGACGGAAGTCGGCCTCCTCGAACGGCGGAGTTACGATCGCGTCCCGCCACACGTTGAGTACTCGCTTACCGCTGACGGTCGGTCATTCGAGGAACGGCTTCAACCTCTGTTGGAGTGGGCTACCAACGAAGGCGCGTAA
- a CDS encoding ABC transporter ATP-binding protein, which produces MPSQTYRIQLEGIEKSYPTEDGQLRVLDKISLNVRDGEFLSIVGPSGCGKSTLLNIIVDWIGPDAGTVDITPSRSDVRLGFVFQDSTLLDWRTVRQNLSFALRGLSVPEEEHDRKVDTALDLVGLSEVADQYPPSLSGGMRQRVNFARAFCVGPDVLLMDEPFSSLDELTARGLRERVVDIWRDERFTAVLVTHDISEAAYFSDRILVLSDTPTVIEDVITIDSDRPRDPESKEVIEYERRILEALGVSI; this is translated from the coding sequence ATGCCTTCCCAAACGTACCGGATCCAACTAGAGGGAATCGAGAAGTCGTACCCGACGGAAGACGGTCAGCTACGCGTCCTCGATAAGATATCTCTCAACGTCCGAGACGGGGAGTTTCTCAGTATCGTCGGCCCATCAGGATGTGGCAAGAGTACGCTCCTCAACATCATCGTCGACTGGATCGGTCCCGACGCCGGCACGGTCGACATCACCCCATCGCGGTCCGATGTCCGACTTGGCTTCGTGTTCCAAGACTCCACCCTACTCGACTGGCGAACGGTGCGCCAGAACCTGTCGTTCGCTTTACGCGGTCTGAGTGTCCCCGAGGAGGAGCACGACCGGAAGGTCGATACCGCACTCGACCTCGTCGGGCTCTCGGAAGTCGCTGACCAGTATCCTCCGTCGTTATCCGGCGGAATGCGACAGCGAGTGAACTTCGCTCGCGCGTTCTGTGTTGGCCCTGACGTGTTGTTGATGGACGAACCGTTTAGCAGTCTCGACGAACTCACAGCGCGCGGACTCCGGGAGCGCGTGGTCGATATCTGGAGGGACGAACGGTTCACCGCCGTTCTCGTCACGCACGATATAAGTGAAGCCGCGTACTTCTCCGACCGGATCCTCGTTCTCTCGGACACCCCGACCGTCATCGAAGATGTGATCACCATCGATAGCGACCGGCCGCGGGACCCCGAATCTAAGGAAGTCATCGAATACGAGCGCCGTATTCTGGAGGCGCTCGGGGTTTCGATTTAA
- a CDS encoding ABC transporter permease: MRTLRWLRELDSRCPTVGTRGLSILALLGLWWFVALFFQPLVFPGPWPVLLETVHIVRNERFVFHLSRTLFRVVGAFIVSLLLASIVGILMGVDETAERFFETFVLVGLTIPALAVSIIVLLVMGFNEVAGIVAIVIVITPPMTENVWEGTKNLDAELIKMGQVFGANARMMLSEVVLPQLAPYLLAATRFGLGIGWKIAVIVEWIGLGNGIGQQLRDSFDLFSLTGVMAWTLSFILVMAGIEFLIVKRVEARLTRWQTDDMSHPSLLQN; this comes from the coding sequence ATGCGGACCCTGAGGTGGCTACGCGAATTGGACTCCCGCTGTCCCACGGTTGGGACGCGTGGGCTCTCGATCCTTGCCCTTCTCGGTCTCTGGTGGTTCGTGGCCCTCTTTTTCCAGCCGCTCGTGTTTCCGGGTCCATGGCCGGTGCTGCTGGAGACGGTCCACATCGTCCGCAACGAGCGGTTCGTCTTTCACCTGTCGCGAACGCTATTCCGAGTCGTCGGGGCGTTCATCGTCTCGCTTCTGCTGGCCTCGATCGTCGGCATCCTCATGGGTGTAGACGAGACTGCCGAGCGGTTCTTCGAGACGTTCGTGCTTGTCGGACTGACGATCCCTGCACTCGCTGTTTCGATCATCGTGTTGCTCGTGATGGGGTTTAACGAGGTAGCCGGTATCGTCGCTATCGTAATCGTCATCACTCCGCCGATGACCGAGAACGTCTGGGAGGGAACGAAGAACCTCGATGCCGAGTTGATCAAGATGGGTCAAGTGTTCGGAGCCAATGCGCGGATGATGCTCAGTGAGGTCGTTCTCCCGCAACTCGCCCCATACCTCCTTGCAGCAACCCGCTTCGGCTTGGGTATCGGCTGGAAAATCGCCGTCATCGTCGAATGGATCGGCCTCGGAAACGGCATCGGACAACAACTGCGTGACTCGTTCGACCTGTTCTCGCTGACGGGTGTCATGGCGTGGACGTTGTCATTTATTCTCGTGATGGCCGGTATCGAGTTTCTGATCGTCAAACGGGTCGAGGCACGTCTCACCCGCTGGCAAACCGACGACATGAGTCACCCATCGCTGTTACAGAATTAA